The genomic stretch GATTTAGGAAGAGATTAAAGGATGAGAATAATCATGATGTTTGTCAAGATGCAGTTGATGTGAAATTCTGAAGAAAAACTATTCATCTCATACTCACAGGCATCGAGATCGAGCATCTGCATAATCATAAATGTGATATTTACACCAGCAACAGCAAATGGATACTCCCAAGCAGATCTTTTTCCTCCTTGCTTTTTTAGCAAATGTTGAAATGATGTCTgtaaggaaagaagaagaagaagaagatgttaTTGCAAAACACAGTCTGATGTAGCTAAGGGTTCAGCCAATTTATTCAAACATCTCTGGACAGCCAGATAAGTATCTTACTGAAAATGTCTTTGCAAAGAATAGTAGATTCTCCAAAGAAATGAATCCAGCTCCTCTGTTCACCGGGGAAAAATGCTCAGCTAAATAagtgaaaataattacaccagaTATGCCTTATCAGTAGATGACAAGCAGAAAAAACAACCTGAAATCAGTAGATGGATCCCTTCCCTGCCACCCCATTTCTTTCCATTGATCAGATATTAATCCATTTAGTTCCTGATCAGGATACGTGGCAGACCATAGAGCTCTCAAAGCATCCTGTTCTCATGAAACTTCACTTATTAATTGGCCAAGTTTTCTGGcagaaaattttaaaagcagGATGCAGTTTTAGGATTTTAGTTTTAACCACTGCATCTAAGTTACCAATTTAATTCTATGAGATATCCCATTCCATAACTCTGGCTTAAGATATGAAACAAAGTTGTCAAGCCAGGAGTTAGGTGCTCCTAAGAAAAttccaataatttaaaaaaggaaataaaaccaTACCTGGTGATCTGGTCTGGAAGCATCAAAATAAACCTTCATTCTATGCTTCAACCTTTTGAATCTTTCTTCCTGCGGAATTTAAAACTAATCTATCATGGTGgattttcataaacaaaaaacagagagagagagggagggagggagggagggagagggagaggagtgCAACAGATCACAAAACTGGAAAAGCAATAATAATCTTCTATGAAGTCTCAATTTCACGATTGCGGATGAACCAGATTAAAGGTATAGTTTAGGGTAAAATTGAGCCCTATTTCTACACTACCTGTATAATCTAAGGCATTTTAGTGACAATGCAAGCATAGAAAACTCTCTaagaataaacaaatgaaattgGAAATGCACGGCACATATGGCTGACATGGGAGGACAATGAGTAAATCTCAGTGTGTCCTATACTTCTATTTGCCTGCATTTGTGACCGTATATCATTGATCTTGCTTAACTAATTGCAGAGTGAAAGCAACCCCTGACAGAGACAAGAGACTTAAACAACAAGGACTAGGACTCTAGGTTTGCCAAGAAGCATTTCAGTGAAGGACGATTGATCAAACTATTGAAACAAGCTTTATCAAGCTGAACTTCAAGTTTGACAGAGCAGACCAAGTTGGAGCATCACATAGCTCATCAAAGGAAGGCGTTTTTACAGGTAGGAATTGACATAAGCCAGATGTTTAGAGTTTAGTgttggaagaaaagaaaaatagtagCAAAAACAACtggaaaaaccaacaaaaatcaTACTTTTTATTCATTCAATACAAAATGTTTCTTATTAGGTGTTCACTTGCCTGTCGAGGGGTCAAGTTAATGCAAATTCGTTCATATGCTCCCTTTCGCTTGAAGCAAACACAGGTGAGGCCCTTACCGATCCAAGTAGGTGTCCCACAAGTTGCATCATCATCTGCATACAACCATAAAAATCCTTGCTTCAATTATCAAGTACAACAATCACTTCAGCAACCAATGACGATTAGCAAGATATTTCCAGCCATTATTTCAGCCAAAATACAAGAACGAACAaggaggaaaaataaaaagctaccAACACGCAGAGCAAGACAATCTTTAGCCACCTGTTTTCACAATCACGCCAGAGCATTTCATATCAGCAATACGGAAAGGCAATGCTCCCAATTCTAAAAAGTTAAGTTTCAGAAGGTGATGAATCCTACATAACACAAGCTTATTACAGCACAAGACAATGAAAAGAAACATATTTCTGGTGATAGGCATGGAGCAGTTCGCTACCTAACCAGTTTTGTCATTGAAATGGCAGTGGGACCTACAAACTAGAGCTGACTTAAGCTATGGGTAACTTTAGCAATGATACAAGATTCACTTGACAAAAAAAGCTGGAAGAGTTTATCAATTAtactttgtaaaataaaaattatctttatttaataaaaatccaaatataaaattaagattgcTCAAAACTCCATTTACAgatatacatgaaaataataaaaataatatttcttaaatatttttaaaaacttcttTTCTGGTTTTGCTCGAGATTCTAGGGAGGTTTGTGCTATGTCCTCGTACAAATACGTGCGTGTATAAATAGTCCAGTGGTATTTTACTATCTTTTTCGTCTCGATGCCTGATGCCAGTCAAACAGTAGAGGGAGTGTGGACACGCGCTGAGCTGGAAATCTGGGACCACGAATCCGACCACATGGGGAACATATGGTATCCATGTAAGCACTCGATCCAACACGCACTAACAATGGAAAGTGCGTCAAGGTgccctattaaaaaaaaaaaaaaacatccaatcATCTCAAAGCACTGGTTCGCTGTTGTTTTTCCTTTGCGCCTAGTTGCGAACAGAGACAAACCTCCACTCTGCCAACGTTTAcggtgtatttttaaaaaaaataacctaagttaaaaaaaaatagaaaaggaccgaacataaatttttttcctaaaaaaggttGTCATTTGTTTAACGGAAGGTCTATGTTTGGCAATTATAATATACCTGCGCGACCTTTTAGTGGGAAGTACACCCGTCCAATCAAGGACCGTCACTGGCCCGCAAGTGAATGGGCTTCGGTACCCTTTTCGGTGCACTTTGGTCCCCTTCTCCCTCGCTCACAGTTAGTTACTCTGATACTCTCAATTGCGCCGAATCCGGACGGATTCAAATAACTAGTTCATTCGCTGTAATGACCTATCATACttacataataattatattttattaaagaggcatttgttttataaaacacactttttaaaaaaaaataacactttccaaactttctctTTTTCgtaattatttaactttaaagaaattaattaataaaaatggttttcaatataaaaaaaaaacaagcctaggaaagtgttttccttctcgaaacttgaaaaacactttttgtatcttaaaaaaataaactaaaatgaataattaacctttaaaatcaacaattaaattaagattcatattcacatgaaataaaaaataatttaatatttttataattttaaaataaaaatttattatcacATGCATTGGTCACTCTAGCATGTTAGACAAGCCGCAACATTTAGACAACATTTTAAACCTTGTGCAGTATCTAAAGGCAGCCTTCTTTGATATCATTAGAATTTTCTCATCGACTCCTCTAtctttaaaattgtgttttgaaatgtaatcgtattattattttttaaagtatttttcacttagaaaagtatattaataatattttttttattttttaaaaattatttttgaaatcattacatcaaaataatttgaaaacatcaaaaacatattaatttaaaataaaaaaaaattcaaattttataaaaagtgctTTTCAACAACAATGCCAAACACCCTAAATAACATGTATGGTGTATTGATTTTCAGTTTAGCATCaatgaatttcttttcttttctattttattttcttcttgattttcaagttttctcctttaaattcttaaaacagctcttcaatttatttatttatttaatttaatcatatctttttattactaattattttatttgaaaataatttataaaattatttttttaaaattttattatcctatggtgttttaagttattagatttagttcttgttttttaattattatttattttatttaaaataattttttaaaaaaaaaaatttttttaatttcccttccattcttttgaaaaacttaaaacaaattaataagtgattttttagcttgattttcaaccaaataaaaaaaaatattttctaactaattttctatgaaataactctaacattaaaaaataattactttacaTGAATTTACTTTACATAAGAactactttctaaaaaaaaaaaaaaaagtttccggCAAAGAAACTGgcctaaattaaaatatcaagtgGTTTAGCATGTGTTCGTTTTCCGATGCATGCAATGCATAGATTTATGGTAAAACCGTGTCCACCACTAGTATATTGGAGACTAAATCGCCAGTAATGTTCTCGTAAAACACGGATCTAGATCCAATTACACAAACACTTGGCAgagagttttctttttattattattattattattattaacagaaTTCATTGATTACAAATtcgtgaaagaaagaaaaaaacaaatcagataTTGCATtatcaaggaggagaatattATTTGACAGGGAAGACAATCCAGAGTGTGTGATTGCAATACAAATGAACGGAGAATTAAACACACGCAGAGCTCTGGAAATCGAAAACACTACGAGTCAATTGAAGTTGATACTGCAGTTGATGGCTGTGTGTGCGCGTGTGTGTTTGGGACATGAAGCTATATGGAAACAGAGGAGCTAATCAATGCAAGAGGACCAAATGGTAGAGGTCGCCATGCCAGAGTGAGGAGAGAGAGAATACCTGAAGAAGCAGAACCGTGAGCGCATGATCGGTTGATGGATGTTGAAGGAGAGAGATTCCGGATGGCTACGCAGCTGCCCTCACTCCTAACCACGCTCATCTCAAAACTATTGAAATCCACCAGTTTACTGAATACACCCAGTTCTGCGGAGGAAGAAACAAAACAGGGAGGGAGGGAGCGGTTCCTTCTAGTCCCGACTTTGGTGATTGAGGGGGGATGATAAAGAGATTGTCAAATGCCGAGAACACCCCGGTCCATTCCTCGTCCCGTTTCACATATGGAGACGAATTTACGGATTGCCCAGAGAGAGGTCAGCTTGTCAATACGATGTAACTCAATTGGCATTATTATCTTATTCTTTAAATATTGCT from Populus alba chromosome 8, ASM523922v2, whole genome shotgun sequence encodes the following:
- the LOC118058052 gene encoding uncharacterized protein isoform X1, which gives rise to MPITRNMFLFIVLCCNKLVLCRIHHLLKLNFLELGALPFRIADMKCSGVIVKTDDDATCGTPTWIGKGLTCVCFKRKGAYERICINLTPRQEERFKRLKHRMKVYFDASRPDHQDALRALWSATYPDQELNGLISDQWKEMGWQGRDPSTDFRGAGFISLENLLFFAKTFSTSFQHLLKKQGGKRSAWEYPFAVAGVNITFMIMQMLDLDALKTRRTFVRSVFLQMLSENEWAFDLLYCVAFVVMDKQWLERNATYMEFNVRIYTIYFVPSVFIEIHGLDLFISLPILRRHFNSNFMNPLRHYPCMFMH
- the LOC118058052 gene encoding uncharacterized protein isoform X2, encoding MPITRNMFLFIVLCCNKLVLCRIHHLLKLNFLELGALPFRIADMKCSGVIVKTDDDATCGTPTWIGKGLTCVCFKRKGAYERICINLTPRQEERFKRLKHRMKVYFDASRPDHQDALRALWSATYPDQELNGLISDQWKEMGWQGRDPSTDFRGAGFISLENLLFFAKTFSTSFQHLLKKQGGKRSAWEYPFAVAGVNITFMIMQMLDLDALKTRRTFVRSVFLQMLSENEWAFDLLYCVAFVVMDKQWLERNATYMEFNDILKSTRAQVERELLMDDVLRIEDMPSYSLLI